Within Flagellimonas maritima, the genomic segment GACCCGTCTCAAAAATCTCAGAACGCTTCTTGGTGAAGTAAATAAGATGGATCCCGAGCGATTGGATACCGTAAGGGAGCGTTTGGAGAAAGCCGTATCAGACTTAAAAGTGGATTTAGATGCCAATAGATTTGAACAAGAACTGATCTACTATCTGGAGAAGTATGATATTACAGAAGAAAAGGTACGCTTGACAAATCATTTAAATTATTTTGAAGCTACCTTGCAATCCAAAGATTCCAATGGTAAAAAACTAGGCTTTATAGCACAAGAAATTGGTAGGGAAATCAATACTATAGGATCAAAGGCCAACTATGCACCTATGCAGCAGTTGGTGGTACAAATGAAGGATGAGTTGGAGAAGATAAAGGAGCAAATGCTAAACGTGTTATGAAAAAGGGAGGGAAACTCATCATTTTTTCAGCTCCTTCGGGTAGCGGTAAAACTACCATAGTAAAGCATCTTTTGGAGCAGCCAGAACTAAATTTGGCGTTTTCTGTATCAGCGACTTCACGTCCACGAAGGGGAAAGGAAAAAGAAGGGATCAATTATTATTTCATGTCCATTTCAGCATTTAAAAACCATATCAAGAATGGGGATTTTTTAGAATGGGAAGAAGTATACAGGGATAATTTCTATGGGACTTTAAAAAGTGAGGTGGAACGTTTATGGGCAGAAGGGAAGAACGTAATTTTTGATATCGATGTAGTAGGTGGCTTGCGGATAAAAAAGAAATTTCCAGATCAAACTTTGGCCGTATTTGTAAAACCACCAAGCGTGGACGAGCTTAAAATCAGATTAAAAAAACGAAGTACGGAAAGCGATGATAAAATAAACATGCGTGTAGCAAAAGCTTCGGTTGAACTGGCCACAGCACCCCAATTTGACAAGGTCATTAAAAATTATGACCTTGAGGTAGCCTTAGCAGAATCCTATAAGTTGGTAGCCAATTATGTTGGAGCAAAGGTTTCCAATAAAGAAGAGGAATAGAAAATGAAAAAAGTAGGACTCTACTTTGGCACTTTTAACCCTATTCATATAGGACATTTAGTGATTGCCAACCACATGGTCGAGTATTCGGACTTGGATGAGGTATGGTTTGTAATTACGCCACAGAGCCCATTTAAAAAGAAGCAATCCTTGTTGGATAACCATCACAGATATCAGATGATCTCTGAAGCCGTTCATGAATACCCAAAATTGAAGCCCAATAAAATTGAGTTTGACCTTCCGAAGCCAAATTACACTATTGACACTTTAGTGCATTTAGATGAGCAGTATGGCAGCGACCTTAGTTTTTCGTTGATTATGGGTGAGGACAATCTAAAAAGCTTTCACAAATGGAAGAATTACGAAGCAATTCTGGAAAACTACTGTATTTACGTCTATCCAAGGATTTCAGAGGGCAGTATGGAAAACCAGTTTAAAAATCACCCTAAGATTACCCAAGTAAACGCCCCTATCATGGAAATATCATCTACATTTATACGTAATCAACATAAAAAAGGCAAGAATATAAGGCCTTTGCTTCCCCATTCGGTTTGGAAATATATGGATGAGATGAATTTTTATAGGTAAAAAGATTTTCGTACTTACCTTTTAAGAATATCGGTAGCTAAGTATTTGTCGTCCTTGTTATAATACCAGGCTCTATTTTTTGGCATAAGAATACCTTCAACATTCTCCAACCCTTTTAAAAGTATATATTCACCATCATTTTTACTCTCGTCGTGATAGAATTGATAAACTTCCATGGCATAGGTTTGCGGATCAAAGTAGAAATACCAAACGTCGTCGCCAACACCTTCTTCATAATTTACCTTTAAAACCAAATATTCCTTCCCCTTGAAAATTTTCGTCTCAACCTTCTCATCCAGGATAGTTCCGGCATCTTTTAATTTCATTGGAAGACCGTACAGATAGGTGTAGTAATCCTTCATCATATTGCCGCGCTCACATGTCAATTTATATTTTTTCCGGTCTGCATCCGTAATTTGTGGCGAACCGTTTAGACTTATCACGCAATTTTCCCCATCAAACCCATAACTATAAACCACCTTGTCTTTTTTTACTTTTAGTTTAAATTGCTCTTTGGGATTATCAATGGATATCATACTTGATCTTTCACTGGATTCCGGTCTTTCCGTAATTACCTCAAATTTACCTTTAAACGTATTCCACTGATTATTGGAATCATGAAAAGCAATGGTACTATCCAACAGTTCCTTTGCAGAAATGTTTTGGCCATAAAAGACTTTTCCTGAAAAGAATATCATGATTAAAAGAAGAGAACGCATCGGCAATGAATATGGTTGAACGTACTAATTTTGTTTTTCTATCCGAGCTGGTTCCACGGTACTGTCATGCTCAGAATAGTAAAGTTCCAATAATTTCATTGTGGATTTGACCAGATCTTTACTTTCCGTCAAAAATGAAAAGTATAAGGTAGTGTTTTTTGGGCTGGATTCTTCTGTACGGGTGCGGGCTACCTGTTTTTCAATCTTCTCCGATACCAAATCAAAAAGTTCATCCCTTCGTATTAAGATGGTTTGGATTTTTTCAAAAGTCCTGGTCTGGAAAATTTCCTGCGTACCGTTAAAGAGTTGCTCAAGGGCGACATCAAGTTCTTTTAACTCCTTAATTTGAGTATATTTTAGTTTTTTATGGTTGTTGTGCACATGCTTGTAACCTAGGGTAGAGATGTATTCCAAAGACTGGGAAAAATCCTGTAAGTGGCCCAAAAGACTTATGTAAAAGTTACTGGCCCCGCCAACACTCGATTCATCCAGGTTTTTAATAAAATAGAAAATATTGTTTTTTAAATCATCGATTTCCGCAGACATTTTTTTAACGCCTTTTCTATTTTTTCGTAATGTTTCTATATCATGTCTGGCCAGACCATTTACACAATTGGTGTAGATTTTGTTGCCTCTTTTGATCATGTTGCCAATATTGTCGGCACTCTCTTCAATAACTCCTTGTATAGAACTGCTTTCAGCCCTACGTAGACTATCTTCTGCTTTACTGACCTTGGTCTTTTTATTGTGCGACATGTAATTGCGCAAAAGAATTGCCGCTGCGGCAATAAGCAATACGACCAAACCAATAAATCCTCCAAGATATAGGATGTATGCTATGATGGATGCTGCAACAAAAGCACTCAGAGCGGTAAAAAACCAGCCCCCGATTACATTCAATACACCGGCAACCCTATAAACCGCACTCTCCGCACCCCAAGCCCTATCCGCCAATGATGTACCCATGGTCACCATAAAAGTTACATAAGTTGTCGATAAAGGCAATTTCATTGATGTGGCTATCGATATAAGGACACTGGCCACCATAAGGTTGACAGATGCTCTAACCATATCAAAAGCGGGCATATCCTGAACCTTGCTTTTAGGGATGTACGTATAAGGAACTGCAAAGCGTTCGTCTATTTTTCTTTGAAGGGACGGGGGAATTACTTTTGAGAGATTTTCAAAAGTTGCAATACTGAACTTTACAACCTGTCTTGAAAGAAAGTTAGGTTGAAAACGTTCATCGCCCTCATCCTGTCTTGCCAAATCAACACTGGTTTTTACT encodes:
- the nadD gene encoding nicotinate (nicotinamide) nucleotide adenylyltransferase, producing MKKVGLYFGTFNPIHIGHLVIANHMVEYSDLDEVWFVITPQSPFKKKQSLLDNHHRYQMISEAVHEYPKLKPNKIEFDLPKPNYTIDTLVHLDEQYGSDLSFSLIMGEDNLKSFHKWKNYEAILENYCIYVYPRISEGSMENQFKNHPKITQVNAPIMEISSTFIRNQHKKGKNIRPLLPHSVWKYMDEMNFYR
- a CDS encoding inorganic phosphate transporter, with product MGENIYIFMVIALAILAITDLVVGVSNDAVNFLNSAIGSKAISFKTIMIVASVGIAFGAVSSSGMMEVARKGIFNPGEFVFEEIMIIFMAVMITDILLLDFFNTLGMPTSTTVSIVFELLGASVAISLVKINKMDGGFSDLANYINTDKATEIIIGILLSVFIAFTIGALVQFFSRLWISFNYKARSKWVEALFGGLAITAIVYFILVKGLKSAEIFGGALTDFIATQPELFVLIDIAVWTLVSWIFAKFFKWNVYRLVIAFGTFALAMAFAGNDLVNFIGVPIAALQSFQDWSASGIAAADYNMSGLSAAVQTPTLLLLLSGGIMVITLWFSSKAKSVVKTSVDLARQDEGDERFQPNFLSRQVVKFSIATFENLSKVIPPSLQRKIDERFAVPYTYIPKSKVQDMPAFDMVRASVNLMVASVLISIATSMKLPLSTTYVTFMVTMGTSLADRAWGAESAVYRVAGVLNVIGGWFFTALSAFVAASIIAYILYLGGFIGLVVLLIAAAAILLRNYMSHNKKTKVSKAEDSLRRAESSSIQGVIEESADNIGNMIKRGNKIYTNCVNGLARHDIETLRKNRKGVKKMSAEIDDLKNNIFYFIKNLDESSVGGASNFYISLLGHLQDFSQSLEYISTLGYKHVHNNHKKLKYTQIKELKELDVALEQLFNGTQEIFQTRTFEKIQTILIRRDELFDLVSEKIEKQVARTRTEESSPKNTTLYFSFLTESKDLVKSTMKLLELYYSEHDSTVEPARIEKQN
- a CDS encoding DUF6503 family protein produces the protein MIFFSGKVFYGQNISAKELLDSTIAFHDSNNQWNTFKGKFEVITERPESSERSSMISIDNPKEQFKLKVKKDKVVYSYGFDGENCVISLNGSPQITDADRKKYKLTCERGNMMKDYYTYLYGLPMKLKDAGTILDEKVETKIFKGKEYLVLKVNYEEGVGDDVWYFYFDPQTYAMEVYQFYHDESKNDGEYILLKGLENVEGILMPKNRAWYYNKDDKYLATDILKR
- the gmk gene encoding guanylate kinase, with product MKKGGKLIIFSAPSGSGKTTIVKHLLEQPELNLAFSVSATSRPRRGKEKEGINYYFMSISAFKNHIKNGDFLEWEEVYRDNFYGTLKSEVERLWAEGKNVIFDIDVVGGLRIKKKFPDQTLAVFVKPPSVDELKIRLKKRSTESDDKINMRVAKASVELATAPQFDKVIKNYDLEVALAESYKLVANYVGAKVSNKEEE